From the Campylobacter volucris genome, the window TAGTAAATGGCAAAAGAGTAGATATACCAAGCTATAGAGTTGAAGCAGGTCAGAAAATAGAAGTTATCGAAAAAAGCAAAAACAATCCTCAAATTTCAAGAGCTATTGAGCTTACAGCTCAAACTGGTATAGTTGCTTGGGTTGATGTAGAAAAAGACAAAAGATTTGGAATTTTTACAAGAAAACCTGAGAGAGAAGAAGTGATCATTCCAGTTGAGGAAAGATTTATCGTTGAGTTGTATTCTAAATAATAAAGGTATTTGATATGAGACATATTACAACTTCTGCTTATACACCAACAGAGTTTAGTATTGAAAATATCAGCGATACAATAGCAAAAGTTAGTGCATGGCCTTTTGAGATCGGCTATGCGATTACTTTAGCGCATCCTTTACGCCGTTTGCTTTACTCTAGCACGGTTGGTTATGCACCAACTGGAGTAAAAATCAAAGGCGTATCGCATGAATTTGATAGTATGCGTGGAATGCTTGAAGATGTAGCGCTGTTTATTATCAATCTGAAAAAATTAAGATTTAGATTAAAAACAGATTCTGAAAAAGAGATTGTTACTTTTAGTTTTAAAGGCCCTAAAGAAATTTGCGGAAAAGACTTAGATAATGATGTTGTTGAGGTTGTGAATTCAGATAGTTATCTTGCTACGATTAATGAAGATGCAGATTTAGAATTTACACTGATAATAGAAAAAGGTATAGGTTATGTTCCATCTGAAGAAGTTCAAAATTTCTTAGATCCTGAATTTATAGCACTTGATGCATTTTTTACACCTGTAAAACATGCAGTATATGACATAGAAAAAGTGCTTTTTGAAGATAACCCAGATTATGAAAAAGTAGTTTTTACAATCACAACTGATGGACAAATTTCACCAAGTGATGCGTTTAAAAATGCTTTAGAAGCTATGTATAAACAATTATCAGTATTTGACAAAATTGCTAGTGCAAAATGTGTAGTAGCAAGCCAAACTTCAGCTAATGAAGTAGAGCATGTAAAATTATTACAAAATATTACTGATTTAAATTTAAGCGCTAGAAGCTATAATTGCTTAGAAAAAGCTAATGTTGTTTATATAGGCGAGCTTGCTTTAATGAGTGCAGGCGAACTTGCGGATTTAAAAAATTTAGGAAAAAAATCTCTTGATGAGATTAAAAGCGTTATGGAATCTATAGGTTTTCCTATAGGAGGTTCAAAACTCAGTGATAGTGCAAAAGAAACGCTGACAAAAAAAATTACAGAATTAAAAGCGCAAAACGAAGGATAATCAATGAGACATAGACATGGATATAGAAAATTAGGACGCACATCTTCTCATCGTGCTGCCTTATTAAAAAATCTTACCATTGCTATAATTAAAGCTGGTAAAATAGAAACAACACTACCTAAAGCAAAAGAATTAAGAGGGTATGTTGAAAGATTAATCACTCGTGCAAGAAAGGGTGATTTTAACGCTCATAGAGCTGTTTTTGCAAGTTTGCAAGATAAAGAAGCTACAAATAAACTTGTTACAGAAATAGCACCAAAATATACAGATAGAAATGGTGGATATACTAGAATCATTAAAACTAGAATTCGCCGTGGCGATGCTGCTGAAATGGCATTTATCGAATTTGTGGCCTAATTAATCCTAGCTTTTGCTAGGATTTTCCTACTTTATCTACTCATTTTTACAATTTTTTTGATTTATCTACTTTATTTACGAAAATATAGATTTTTCATTTTAAAAACAAATTAGCAAAATTTTAAGATTGTTTGAAAAAAGATGATTTGTAGCTAAAAAATCAATTACTTATGCTAATATATTTTATCTTATAAATTAAGGATTAAAATATGCAAGAAAATTCTCGTTTGCGTATAGCTATACAAAAATCAGGTAGGCTTTCTAAAGAGTCCATAGAGCTTTTAAACAAATGCGGGATTAAAATGTATATGCACGAACAAAGCCTTATAGCTTTTTGCACTAATTTACCTATAGATATTTTAAGGGTAAGAGATGATGACATACCAGGGCTTATTTTTGATGGAGTGGTTGATCTTGGTATTGTGGGTGAAAATGTATTAGAAGAAAATGAATTAGAAAGAAAATCAAAAAATGAAATTTCAAATTATAAAATGCTCAAAAAGCTTGATTTTGGAACTTGTCGTTTGTCTTTGGCTTTACCAGAAAATGTAGAATATAAAGGTATAGAAAGTTTTAAAAATTTACGCATAGCCACTTCATATCCTCAACTTTTAAAGCGTTTTATGCAAGAAAATAACATTCCATATAAAACTTGTATGCTAACAGGCTCAGTAGAAGTTGCTCCTAGTGCAAATTTAGCAGATGGAATTTGTGATTTAGTTTCTAGTGGAGCGACTTTAAAGGCAAATGGTTTAAAAGAAGCTATGGTGATTTATCGATCAAAAGCTTGTATTATCCAAAAATATGAAGCACTAAATTCACATAAACAAGAACTTGTAGATAAATTATTAGTTAGAATAAATGGTGTCATGCAAGCTAGAGAATCAAAATATATTATGCTTCATGCACCTATTGAAAAACTTGAAAAAATCACAGCCTTATTACCAGGTGTAGAAAAACCTACCATTTTACCTTTAGAAAATGATAAATCAAAAGTAGCTTTGCATATGGTAAGTCAAGAAAATCTTTTTTGGGAAACTATGGAAGCTTTAAAAAGCGAAGGTGCGACAGCGATTTTAGTGTTGCCAATTGAAAAAATGCTCTCATAAGGAAAAGCTATGCAGATATTAAAATTTGAAAATTTAAACAAAACCCAACAAGAACAAGCTCTAAAACGCCCAGCTATAGGCGTTAATCCTCAAGTTAAAACTATAGTAGAAAACATCATCAAAGAAGTCAAAGAAAAAGGCGATGAAGCGCTTAAAGAAATGGCTTTAAAATTTGATAAAGTAAAGCTAGATTCTATAAAATTAAGCCAAGAACAAATAGATGATTTAGCATTAAAAGTTGATGATGAATTACAAGAAGCGATAAAAATAGCTTATAAAAATATTTATAAATTTCACAAAGCTCAAGAAACTCAAAGCATAAAAGTGCAAACCTTTGATGGAGTAACTTGTAAAATCATCACAAGATCCATAGAAAAAGTAGGCCTTTATATACCAGGTGGTTTAGCGCCTTTATTTTCTACTGCTTTAATGCTTGCTATTCCAGCAAAGATAGCTCAGTGCAAACACATAGCCTTAGCATCTCCAGCTCCATTGCACCCAGCCATAGCTTTTGTAGCAAAGCTTTGTGGCATTAATGAAGTGTATCAAATGGGTGGGGCAGGAGCCATAGCAGCATTAGCTTATGGAACACAAAGTGTTGAAAAAGTAGATAAAATTTTTGGTCCAGGAAATGCCTTTGTAACCGAAGCTAAAAAGCAAGTAAATAACGATAGTGTAGCTATAGATATGCAAGCAGGTCCTTCAGAAGTTTTGGTTTTAGCTGATGATAAAGCAAATGCTAAATTTATCGCTTCTGATTTGCTTTCTCAAGCCGAACATGGAGCAGATTCTCAAGCGATTTTAGTATGTATTGATGAAAATTTAGCTAACAATGTAAGCAAAGAAGTCTCCTTACAACTTCAAAATCTTTCAAGAAAAGAAATTGCAAGCAAGGCTATAGAAAATTCAAAAATTATCATCGCAAAAAATTTAGAACACGCTATAAGTATTTCTAATGAATATGCACCCGAGCATTTAATCATCCATACTCAAAATCCAAATGAGCTTTTAGATCAAATTTTGCACGCAGGTTCTATCTTTTTAGGTGAGTATTCTCCTGAATCTATGGGCGATTACGCAAGTGGAACTAATCATGTTTTGCCTACTTATGGTCTAACTAGGGCTTATTCTTCTTTGGGACTTGCTGATTTTATGAAAAGAATGAGCGTGCAAGAGCTTAGCAAAGAAGGCTTTAAAAAACTAGCTCCTATAGTAGAAATTTTAGCTAATGCTGAAGGGCTTGATGCGCATAAAAATGCTGTGAGTATAAGATTAGAAAGCTTAAAATGAGTGCAAAAATTTTATTTATAGATAGAGATGGTACTTTGATTGATGAGCCTAAAAATGATTTTCAAATTGATTCTTTAGAAAAGCTTGAATTTGAAAAAGGTGCTATAAATGCACTTTTAAAATTAAAAAATTATGGTTTTAAATTTGTCATGGTGAGCAATCAAGATGGCCTAGGCACAAATTCTTTTCCTAAAGAAGACTTTGATAAAGCTCATGAGAAAATGCTAAGTGTTTTTAAAAGTTGTGGTATAGAATTTGAAGATATTTTTATATGTCCGCATTTTGAGCATGAAAATTGTGCGTGTAGAAAACCAAAGACGGCTATGCTTGAAAATTATATAAAAAATGAGCTTTTTGACAAAGACAAAAGCTTTGTCATAGGCGATAGAGATAGCGATATGCTCTTAGCGCAAAATCTTCAAATCAAAGGTTTAAAATACGATAAAACTAATTTTAATTGGGAGCAAATTTGTGAGTATATTTTAAAGCATTTTAGAAATGCTAGTGTGATTAGAAACACCAAAGAAACGCAAATTAAACTAAATTTAGCTTTTAATGACACTCCAAAAGCTAGTATCAATACAGGTATAGCTTTTTTTGATCATATGTTAGAGCAAATTGCTACTCATGCAAATATTTCTTTAAGCATTGAATGCAAAGGTGATTTAGAAGTAGATGAGCACCATAGTGTAGAAGATGTAGCACTTGCTTTGGGTGAGGCTATAAAAAATGCATTAGATCAAAAAATAGGCATATCAAGATATGGTTTTGTTTTGCCTATGGATGAGACTTTAGCAAGATGTGCGATCGATTTTTGTAATAGACCACATTTAGTTTATAAAGCTAAATTTAAAAAAGAAAAGCTTGGAGAACTTAGCACAGAGATGATAGAGCACTTTTTTTATTCTTTAAGCTATGCTATGGGGGCTAGTTTGCATTTAAAAGCAAAAGGAAAAAACGATCATCACAAAGCCGAAGGACTTTTTAAAGCCTTTGCAAGAGCTTTAAAAATGGCTATTAAAATAGAAAATGAAAACCTAGCAAGTTCTAAAGGAATGATATGATAAATACAAATATAGTACAGTTAAATTTATACTCTACAACAAGAGATGCAATTAGAAGAGAGTTGGTTGAAGTGTTTTTAAGAGAATTACCAGGAAATGGAAATCAAGAACAGGTAAGTAGATATTGTTATATTGTAGAAAACGCTGATGGTTATAATATTGTATTAAAACGCCCTGCTCCGTTAAATAAAGGATTTGATTTTATTATAAATGTAGAAAATTTTTACTTTAATGAAAATAATACAAGACGCC encodes:
- the rplQ gene encoding 50S ribosomal protein L17, producing the protein MRHRHGYRKLGRTSSHRAALLKNLTIAIIKAGKIETTLPKAKELRGYVERLITRARKGDFNAHRAVFASLQDKEATNKLVTEIAPKYTDRNGGYTRIIKTRIRRGDAAEMAFIEFVA
- a CDS encoding DNA-directed RNA polymerase subunit alpha encodes the protein MRHITTSAYTPTEFSIENISDTIAKVSAWPFEIGYAITLAHPLRRLLYSSTVGYAPTGVKIKGVSHEFDSMRGMLEDVALFIINLKKLRFRLKTDSEKEIVTFSFKGPKEICGKDLDNDVVEVVNSDSYLATINEDADLEFTLIIEKGIGYVPSEEVQNFLDPEFIALDAFFTPVKHAVYDIEKVLFEDNPDYEKVVFTITTDGQISPSDAFKNALEAMYKQLSVFDKIASAKCVVASQTSANEVEHVKLLQNITDLNLSARSYNCLEKANVVYIGELALMSAGELADLKNLGKKSLDEIKSVMESIGFPIGGSKLSDSAKETLTKKITELKAQNEG
- the hisB gene encoding bifunctional histidinol-phosphatase/imidazoleglycerol-phosphate dehydratase HisB; protein product: MSAKILFIDRDGTLIDEPKNDFQIDSLEKLEFEKGAINALLKLKNYGFKFVMVSNQDGLGTNSFPKEDFDKAHEKMLSVFKSCGIEFEDIFICPHFEHENCACRKPKTAMLENYIKNELFDKDKSFVIGDRDSDMLLAQNLQIKGLKYDKTNFNWEQICEYILKHFRNASVIRNTKETQIKLNLAFNDTPKASINTGIAFFDHMLEQIATHANISLSIECKGDLEVDEHHSVEDVALALGEAIKNALDQKIGISRYGFVLPMDETLARCAIDFCNRPHLVYKAKFKKEKLGELSTEMIEHFFYSLSYAMGASLHLKAKGKNDHHKAEGLFKAFARALKMAIKIENENLASSKGMI
- the hisG gene encoding ATP phosphoribosyltransferase encodes the protein MQENSRLRIAIQKSGRLSKESIELLNKCGIKMYMHEQSLIAFCTNLPIDILRVRDDDIPGLIFDGVVDLGIVGENVLEENELERKSKNEISNYKMLKKLDFGTCRLSLALPENVEYKGIESFKNLRIATSYPQLLKRFMQENNIPYKTCMLTGSVEVAPSANLADGICDLVSSGATLKANGLKEAMVIYRSKACIIQKYEALNSHKQELVDKLLVRINGVMQARESKYIMLHAPIEKLEKITALLPGVEKPTILPLENDKSKVALHMVSQENLFWETMEALKSEGATAILVLPIEKMLS
- a CDS encoding histidinal dehydrogenase / histidinol dehydrogenase is translated as MQILKFENLNKTQQEQALKRPAIGVNPQVKTIVENIIKEVKEKGDEALKEMALKFDKVKLDSIKLSQEQIDDLALKVDDELQEAIKIAYKNIYKFHKAQETQSIKVQTFDGVTCKIITRSIEKVGLYIPGGLAPLFSTALMLAIPAKIAQCKHIALASPAPLHPAIAFVAKLCGINEVYQMGGAGAIAALAYGTQSVEKVDKIFGPGNAFVTEAKKQVNNDSVAIDMQAGPSEVLVLADDKANAKFIASDLLSQAEHGADSQAILVCIDENLANNVSKEVSLQLQNLSRKEIASKAIENSKIIIAKNLEHAISISNEYAPEHLIIHTQNPNELLDQILHAGSIFLGEYSPESMGDYASGTNHVLPTYGLTRAYSSLGLADFMKRMSVQELSKEGFKKLAPIVEILANAEGLDAHKNAVSIRLESLK